Proteins co-encoded in one Schaalia radingae genomic window:
- the trpB gene encoding tryptophan synthase subunit beta, producing the protein MSSTASPRSDDLRGPYFGAFGGRFVAESLMSALEELDETWQRLWHDDGFQKRLHDLFVNYAGRPSLLTEASRFAADLGGIRVFLKREDLNHTGSHKINNVLGQALLTQELGKTRIIAETGAGQHGVATATAAALLGLDCTIYMGAEDTERQALNVARMQMLGAEVIGVTQGSQTLKDAINEAFRDWVTNVETTNYIFGTAAGPHPFPSLVRDLQRVIGDEAREQILEREGRLPDAVTACVGGGSNAIGSFTAFIDDEDVELIGCEAGGDGIETGRHAASISANEVGVLHGARTFVLQERDGQTKASHSISAGLDYPGVGPEHAWLARSGRARYIAIDDTHAMDAFVRLCRTEGIIPAIESAHALAGAIQWAHERLEAGPIEKGKEPIIVVCLSGRGDKDVTTASKWFGLGEPTYQNIDPSREADK; encoded by the coding sequence ATGTCGAGTACCGCATCGCCGCGCTCGGACGACCTGAGAGGCCCGTATTTTGGAGCCTTCGGTGGTCGTTTCGTGGCCGAATCGCTGATGTCTGCACTGGAAGAACTTGATGAAACGTGGCAGCGTCTGTGGCATGATGACGGTTTCCAGAAACGACTCCATGACCTGTTCGTCAACTATGCCGGACGCCCCTCATTGTTGACAGAAGCATCGCGCTTTGCTGCCGATCTGGGGGGAATCCGAGTCTTCCTCAAGCGCGAGGACCTCAACCATACCGGATCCCACAAGATCAACAACGTGCTGGGACAGGCGTTGCTCACACAGGAACTGGGCAAGACCCGTATCATCGCTGAGACCGGAGCCGGACAGCACGGCGTTGCCACCGCAACGGCCGCGGCGCTGCTGGGCCTGGACTGCACGATCTATATGGGCGCGGAAGACACCGAACGTCAGGCACTCAACGTAGCCCGCATGCAGATGCTCGGCGCGGAAGTCATTGGTGTGACTCAGGGGTCTCAAACGCTCAAGGACGCCATTAACGAAGCGTTCCGTGACTGGGTGACGAATGTGGAGACCACGAACTACATTTTCGGCACTGCTGCAGGTCCGCACCCGTTCCCCAGCCTCGTCCGTGACCTCCAACGCGTCATCGGTGACGAAGCCCGCGAGCAGATCCTGGAGCGCGAGGGACGCCTGCCGGATGCCGTGACCGCGTGCGTGGGCGGTGGTTCAAATGCGATTGGATCCTTCACTGCTTTTATCGATGATGAGGACGTCGAGCTGATCGGATGTGAAGCCGGAGGCGACGGCATCGAGACCGGTCGCCACGCTGCATCGATTTCAGCGAACGAAGTCGGTGTTCTGCACGGTGCGCGCACATTCGTGCTGCAGGAACGCGACGGGCAGACCAAGGCCTCCCATTCGATTTCTGCGGGCCTGGACTACCCGGGTGTGGGACCCGAACATGCATGGCTGGCCCGTTCCGGACGAGCACGCTACATTGCGATTGACGACACGCACGCCATGGACGCATTCGTGCGCCTGTGTCGCACCGAAGGTATCATTCCCGCCATCGAATCGGCACACGCACTTGCAGGGGCAATTCAGTGGGCCCACGAGCGACTCGAAGCAGGACCGATCGAAAAAGGCAAGGAACCCATTATCGTGGTGTGCCTGTCTGGGCGCGGCGATAAGGACGTGACAACCGCTTCGAAGTGGTTCGGCCTGGGTGAACCCACATACCAGAACATTGATCCGAGCAGGGAGGCCGACAAATGA
- the trpA gene encoding tryptophan synthase subunit alpha codes for MMHSADAIDRANNAGHAALIGYLPVGFPTVEDSVRAAKVLADNGVDVLEFGFPYSDPGMDGPTIQRATVAALEHGTHLEDLLEATREVVDYGLTTVCMTYWNPVEWYGVNHFARDFAQAGGSGLITPDLPPDEGEQWENAARENDLECIYLVAPSSTRTRLELISSHARGWVYAASTMGVTGARSSVDTHARELVARTREAGAERVCVGLGVSSGTQAHEIGSYADGVIVGSALVRTLFDEDREQAFEALGTLARELSDGVKNSRTV; via the coding sequence ATGATGCACAGCGCAGATGCGATTGATCGCGCCAATAATGCCGGGCACGCCGCCCTGATCGGATATTTGCCCGTCGGTTTCCCCACTGTGGAAGACTCGGTGCGTGCAGCGAAAGTGCTGGCAGATAACGGCGTTGATGTCCTTGAATTTGGTTTCCCGTATTCCGACCCTGGGATGGATGGCCCCACGATCCAGCGCGCAACCGTGGCCGCCCTCGAACATGGAACACACCTGGAGGACCTGCTGGAAGCGACCAGGGAAGTCGTGGACTATGGTCTGACCACCGTGTGCATGACGTACTGGAACCCGGTCGAATGGTACGGCGTGAACCATTTTGCCCGTGACTTTGCCCAAGCCGGCGGATCAGGCCTGATCACGCCGGACCTGCCACCCGACGAAGGCGAGCAATGGGAAAATGCAGCTCGCGAAAATGACCTGGAATGCATCTACCTGGTGGCACCGTCGTCAACTCGCACGCGTTTGGAACTAATCAGTTCCCACGCACGCGGATGGGTGTACGCCGCGTCAACGATGGGCGTGACAGGGGCGCGATCCTCGGTCGACACTCACGCGCGCGAACTGGTCGCACGCACGCGTGAAGCCGGTGCCGAACGCGTGTGTGTGGGTCTGGGCGTTTCCAGCGGCACGCAGGCACATGAAATAGGCTCCTACGCCGATGGCGTTATTGTGGGTTCTGCACTTGTGCGCACACTTTTTGACGAGGACAGGGAACAGGCTTTCGAAGCGCTCGGAACTCTGGCCCGTGAACTCAGTGATGGCGTTAAGAACTCACGAACTGTCTAA
- the lgt gene encoding prolipoprotein diacylglyceryl transferase: protein MNDLTVASSLIGSAIPSPPQGAWNIGPLTIHMYGILIMVGMVAAVWITGRRYERRGGVADFMYEIALWAIPLGIIGARIYHVVSSPDAYFGPNGNPIDAFKIWNGGLGIWGGVALGAVGAYIALRRAGQRMGPLADSIAPALLVAQAIGRWGNWFNQELFGAPTTLPWGLQVDAAHMPAQYAAGTLFHPTFLYECLWNLVIAALIVWVDRRARFASGQVFGLYLMGYTLGRVWIEMLRVDEAQHILGLRLNVWTSIAVFLAGLAVFCVAGRLGRSTTVSEDEHEHLRAHLGLDKSDGADNEADESLDEEDVSKLADESGSAQGAKNVFESVEAGEGSPESRSAL, encoded by the coding sequence ATGAACGATCTGACTGTGGCAAGCTCACTGATTGGCTCAGCGATACCGTCTCCGCCGCAGGGAGCGTGGAACATTGGTCCACTGACCATCCATATGTACGGCATCCTCATTATGGTGGGGATGGTCGCTGCAGTGTGGATCACCGGCCGGCGGTACGAGCGGCGCGGTGGCGTGGCCGACTTCATGTACGAAATTGCGTTGTGGGCGATCCCGCTGGGAATCATCGGAGCGCGAATCTACCACGTGGTGTCCTCACCTGATGCCTACTTCGGCCCCAACGGCAATCCCATTGACGCGTTCAAAATCTGGAATGGCGGTCTTGGAATCTGGGGCGGCGTAGCTCTGGGCGCTGTTGGTGCCTACATTGCGCTGCGACGCGCCGGCCAACGAATGGGACCTCTGGCTGACTCCATTGCACCGGCCCTCCTGGTGGCACAGGCAATAGGCCGGTGGGGGAATTGGTTTAACCAGGAACTGTTCGGCGCGCCGACGACACTACCGTGGGGGCTGCAGGTCGACGCGGCTCACATGCCTGCCCAGTATGCCGCCGGCACGCTCTTTCACCCGACATTTCTCTATGAATGCCTGTGGAATTTGGTTATTGCCGCACTGATCGTGTGGGTGGATCGGCGCGCACGGTTCGCTTCAGGTCAGGTCTTCGGGCTGTATCTGATGGGATACACGCTCGGGCGTGTGTGGATCGAGATGCTCCGCGTTGACGAAGCGCAGCACATTCTGGGGCTGCGTCTGAACGTGTGGACATCGATCGCGGTCTTCCTCGCGGGCCTGGCCGTTTTCTGCGTGGCAGGACGCCTCGGCAGGTCAACGACTGTCAGCGAAGACGAGCATGAGCACCTGCGGGCACACCTGGGCCTCGACAAGTCGGATGGCGCAGATAATGAAGCCGACGAATCTTTAGATGAAGAGGATGTATCGAAACTCGCGGACGAATCGGGCAGCGCGCAGGGCGCGAAAAACGTCTTTGAAAGCGTCGAAGCCGGTGAGGGTTCCCCTGAATCGAGATCGGCACTGTAG
- the pyk gene encoding pyruvate kinase: protein MRRAKIVCTLGPATESAEQVQALVDAGMDVARINCSHGTHEGHERVIERVRRAAMTSGRAVAVLADLQGPKIRLQTFKDGPQFLEMGDTFTITTEDVEGTKERVGTTFKGLPGDCRPGDRLLIDDGNVAVRVMEVTDTDVTTKVEVPGFVSDHKGLNLPGVAVSVPALSEKDRDDLRWALRIGADFIALSFVRNARDIDEVHAIMDEEGRRRPVIAKIEKPQAVEVLEEVVDAFDGIMVARGDLGVEMPLEAVPLVQKRAIELARRAAKPVIVATQVLESMIKNPRPTRAEASDCANAILDGADAVMLSGETSIGQYPIEAVRTMARIVENIEENGGERIAPLGGFIADRSAVISQAAVSVGEKLDTKFLVTFTQAGMTARYMARLRSPIPMLAFTPLEETRRQLALTWGVQTYRVPSVMHTDDMVWQVDQISQTAGLCKQGDQLVIVAGMPPGVSGSSNLIRVHSVGDDIDYSIGGRVGMLGRQ, encoded by the coding sequence ATGCGTCGAGCAAAAATCGTGTGTACGTTAGGCCCAGCCACTGAATCTGCCGAACAAGTACAGGCACTCGTGGACGCGGGCATGGATGTGGCCCGTATCAACTGCTCACACGGAACTCACGAAGGACACGAACGTGTCATTGAGCGTGTGCGTCGTGCAGCGATGACGTCGGGCCGGGCCGTAGCTGTTCTTGCGGACCTCCAGGGCCCGAAGATTCGTCTGCAGACATTCAAGGACGGCCCGCAGTTCCTTGAGATGGGAGACACCTTCACGATCACGACTGAAGATGTCGAGGGCACCAAGGAACGCGTCGGCACGACGTTCAAAGGCCTGCCGGGGGATTGTCGTCCTGGTGACCGTCTCCTGATCGACGATGGAAACGTCGCCGTGCGTGTCATGGAAGTAACGGACACCGACGTAACCACCAAGGTAGAGGTCCCCGGATTTGTGTCCGATCACAAGGGCCTGAACCTTCCGGGTGTTGCGGTGTCAGTGCCGGCGCTGTCGGAAAAGGACCGCGATGACCTGCGGTGGGCACTGAGGATCGGTGCGGACTTTATTGCGTTGTCCTTTGTGCGCAACGCCCGCGACATTGACGAAGTGCACGCGATCATGGACGAGGAAGGCCGCAGGCGCCCTGTCATCGCGAAGATTGAAAAGCCGCAGGCCGTTGAGGTGCTCGAGGAGGTCGTCGACGCCTTCGATGGCATCATGGTGGCGCGCGGTGACCTGGGCGTGGAGATGCCGCTTGAAGCTGTGCCGCTGGTTCAAAAGCGCGCCATTGAGTTGGCACGCCGGGCAGCCAAGCCGGTTATCGTTGCGACCCAGGTACTGGAGTCGATGATCAAGAACCCGCGTCCGACCAGGGCTGAGGCATCGGACTGTGCGAACGCGATCCTTGACGGTGCTGATGCCGTCATGCTGTCGGGTGAAACGTCGATTGGTCAGTATCCGATCGAGGCTGTACGCACGATGGCACGCATTGTGGAGAACATCGAAGAAAACGGTGGTGAGCGCATCGCGCCGTTGGGTGGTTTCATCGCAGACCGCTCGGCCGTGATCTCCCAGGCCGCCGTGTCAGTGGGAGAGAAGCTCGATACGAAGTTCCTGGTGACCTTCACGCAGGCAGGAATGACGGCGCGCTATATGGCGCGTCTGCGTAGCCCTATCCCAATGCTGGCTTTCACGCCGCTCGAAGAGACACGCAGGCAGTTGGCACTGACGTGGGGAGTGCAGACCTACCGTGTGCCCTCGGTGATGCACACCGATGACATGGTCTGGCAGGTCGATCAAATCTCACAGACAGCCGGGCTGTGTAAGCAGGGTGACCAGCTGGTCATCGTGGCCGGTATGCCGCCGGGCGTGTCGGGCTCGTCGAACCTGATTCGTGTTCACTCAGTGGGTGACGATATTGATTACTCCATTGGTGGCCGAGTCGGGATGCTGGGCAGACAGTAG
- a CDS encoding ANTAR domain-containing response regulator, protein MSTDENKPRKVLVAEDESLIRLDIVETLTAAGFDVVAEASDGEEAVRLALEPDNEDDTPDLCVMDVKMPKMDGITAAEKILRELSCAVVMLTAFSQKELVERARDAGAMAYVVKPFSPADLIPAVEIALSRHREIESLEEEISDMSERFETRKRVDRAKGLLMEKMDMTEPEAFRWIQKTSMDRRLSMREVADAVIDQVDD, encoded by the coding sequence ATGAGCACAGACGAAAACAAGCCGCGAAAAGTGTTAGTAGCTGAAGACGAATCCCTGATCCGCCTTGATATTGTCGAGACGCTGACCGCAGCAGGTTTCGACGTCGTCGCAGAGGCAAGTGACGGAGAAGAGGCTGTTCGGCTGGCACTGGAGCCCGACAACGAGGATGACACTCCTGATCTGTGTGTGATGGATGTCAAGATGCCCAAAATGGATGGCATCACAGCTGCAGAGAAGATTCTGCGAGAGCTCTCCTGCGCTGTTGTCATGCTGACTGCCTTTTCACAAAAAGAACTGGTCGAACGTGCGCGCGACGCAGGAGCTATGGCGTACGTCGTGAAGCCTTTCAGCCCTGCCGACCTGATTCCCGCAGTTGAAATCGCCCTGTCCCGTCACCGTGAAATCGAGTCACTGGAAGAAGAAATCTCCGACATGTCGGAGCGTTTCGAGACGCGCAAGCGCGTTGACCGCGCCAAGGGACTCCTGATGGAAAAGATGGACATGACTGAGCCTGAGGCGTTCCGATGGATCCAGAAGACGTCCATGGATCGTCGCCTGTCCATGCGTGAGGTCGCAGACGCAGTGATCGATCAGGTGGATGACTGA
- a CDS encoding YsnF/AvaK domain-containing protein — protein MTTHSIEELANAIAFDSNGDKLGDVKQVFTNDATGEPDFIEVAHGLFGMGSSLVPLRGYRLDEEGLHLAFEKDRIKDAPDLADEGHLTPEDQDTLYRHYGVGSLADGAAPIEDQAPRTAPESDVPADAPVAPVADEEVHEEDRAAEARHLADQEPIHDEADQGEIIRSEEQLNVAKERVATGEAQLRKTVVTETETVEVPVEREEVRVVRTPISEEEAKNLDGQDISEGAASVTLHEDRVVVSKESVPVERVSLETQTVQDTQTVSEDLKKERIESNVDGEERPD, from the coding sequence ATGACCACACACTCAATCGAAGAACTTGCCAACGCAATAGCTTTCGACTCCAACGGCGACAAGCTGGGCGACGTGAAGCAGGTATTTACCAACGATGCGACGGGTGAGCCCGATTTCATCGAAGTTGCTCACGGCCTCTTTGGCATGGGCTCCAGCCTTGTCCCACTGCGTGGATACCGCCTCGACGAGGAAGGCCTGCACCTCGCGTTTGAAAAGGATCGCATCAAGGATGCGCCTGACCTCGCTGATGAAGGTCACCTGACTCCTGAGGATCAGGACACACTGTACCGCCACTACGGTGTCGGTTCTCTGGCCGATGGTGCAGCACCGATCGAGGACCAAGCTCCGCGCACTGCACCGGAATCAGACGTTCCTGCCGACGCCCCCGTTGCGCCTGTGGCAGACGAGGAAGTTCACGAGGAGGATCGCGCCGCTGAGGCGCGTCACCTGGCTGACCAGGAGCCGATCCACGACGAAGCAGACCAAGGCGAAATCATTCGTTCCGAAGAACAGCTCAACGTTGCCAAGGAACGCGTCGCGACTGGTGAAGCTCAGCTCCGCAAGACGGTCGTCACCGAAACCGAGACTGTCGAGGTTCCCGTCGAGCGCGAGGAAGTACGTGTGGTTCGCACCCCCATCAGTGAGGAAGAGGCAAAGAACCTGGATGGCCAGGACATCTCCGAGGGTGCTGCTTCCGTGACCCTGCATGAGGACCGTGTCGTTGTCTCCAAGGAGAGCGTGCCTGTTGAGCGCGTGTCACTCGAGACGCAAACCGTTCAGGACACGCAGACCGTGTCTGAAGACCTCAAGAAGGAGCGCATTGAAAGCAACGTCGACGGCGAAGAGCGTCCCGACTGA
- a CDS encoding PaaI family thioesterase — translation MSETNHANDTHSHQSDDHQESHSDHGPTMVGQHWPGTLMDAMGMEVTQYGPDCTSITMPLEGNTQRIGILHGGASAALAETAGSLAAGAHAYSVGGPDAYVVGVELSISHLRAGTKGPITATTRAAYLGGSSTVHLVSITDGDERLIGTARISNRVLKRR, via the coding sequence ATGAGCGAGACGAATCACGCCAATGACACACATTCACATCAATCTGATGACCACCAGGAATCTCACAGTGACCATGGGCCGACGATGGTGGGTCAGCATTGGCCAGGGACGCTGATGGACGCGATGGGCATGGAAGTGACACAGTATGGCCCTGACTGCACGTCGATCACAATGCCGCTTGAGGGCAATACGCAGCGAATTGGAATCCTGCATGGCGGCGCATCGGCGGCTCTGGCTGAGACAGCGGGATCGCTTGCGGCGGGAGCACACGCCTACAGTGTGGGCGGCCCGGATGCCTACGTGGTGGGCGTGGAGCTGTCCATCTCGCATCTTCGAGCAGGCACCAAGGGGCCGATTACGGCGACGACCCGTGCGGCCTATCTGGGTGGCTCATCAACGGTTCATCTGGTCTCGATCACCGATGGAGATGAACGCCTCATTGGAACCGCACGTATTTCCAATCGTGTGCTGAAGCGACGCTGA
- the polA gene encoding DNA polymerase I codes for MDGKLLIIDGHSMAYRAFYAMRSGNFQTSTGQDTSAVFGFIRMLTKILKDENPTRVAVAFDVSRHSFRTDKYPEYKGTRDETPPEFHGQVDLIDAFLEAMGICRLRKDNIEADDILATLAHTASQQGLDVVVASGDRDAFQMANEHVTILYPGQSMSDLRRMTPEAIEDKYGVPPQHYPELAALVGETADNLPGVPGVGPKTAATWINKFDGLENVLARADEIGGKRGADLRAHIDDVRRNRSLNRLLTDVDLGITLDDLYRRPTEHSEAMSLCDSLEFGPGTRREIVSVASIALNPSAPDALVNSGGSTADEGGAEESLILDDVEIIRADANTNVQQVLATFEAETSVGIWCEGVANPPLPDLEHLAIASGMKVLLIDAREVTTEQTAQCTQWLAHLTRPLIAHDLKTLVHMMRAWDVETLPVTFDVALGAYLLRPEQRSYAIDDLAEQYLGVHITALEEEESGQQMLDLDGESEEKQAAARRQMAQRAAVLPHVADALRRAMNDDERTLLDDVEQPVARMLERMEHVGIAIDSEELDLQRQELSKAVEGAAQRAYDAIGHTVNLSSPKQLQQVLFDELDMPRTKKTKTGYTTNAEALETLFAKTRHPFLEHLLTHRDRIKLSQMTQSLHSAIADDGRIHTTFSQIATATGRLASSEPNLQNIPARTPDGMRIRHAFVAGEGWQSLMSVDYSQIEMRIMAHLSNDEGLIDAFNSGEDLHRTMASMVFDTPVDQVTSEQRSRIKATSYGLAYGLSSYGLSAQLGIGVPEAAELRERYFERFGGVRDYLDGIVEQAQKDGFTQTMFGRRRYLPDLISDNRQRREIAKRAALNAPIQGSAADIIKIAMVGVDSALRDEKLRSRILLQIHDELILEIAEGEAVHVEELVRENMAYPPLPHGLQTARAPQSDDDGDVEPTGQEEATDHTRAEHPVLALRVPLDVAVGIGHSWKEAAH; via the coding sequence GTGGACGGAAAACTGCTGATTATTGATGGACATTCGATGGCCTACCGCGCGTTTTACGCGATGCGCTCGGGTAATTTCCAGACCTCGACCGGTCAGGACACCAGTGCTGTGTTCGGATTTATCCGCATGCTCACGAAGATCCTCAAGGATGAGAATCCGACACGTGTCGCTGTTGCCTTCGACGTCTCGCGTCATTCGTTCCGCACGGATAAGTACCCGGAGTACAAAGGCACGCGCGATGAGACCCCTCCTGAATTCCACGGACAGGTTGATCTGATCGACGCGTTCCTGGAAGCCATGGGTATCTGCCGTCTGCGCAAGGACAATATAGAGGCTGACGACATTCTGGCCACCCTTGCACATACTGCGTCTCAACAGGGGCTGGATGTTGTCGTGGCATCAGGTGACCGCGACGCCTTCCAGATGGCGAACGAACACGTCACGATTCTGTACCCCGGTCAGTCGATGTCGGACCTGCGTCGCATGACACCGGAAGCCATTGAGGATAAGTACGGCGTGCCGCCTCAGCATTACCCGGAGCTTGCCGCGCTGGTGGGGGAGACCGCCGACAATCTGCCAGGAGTGCCTGGCGTCGGCCCCAAGACCGCTGCCACGTGGATTAACAAATTCGACGGACTGGAAAATGTCCTGGCTCGCGCAGATGAGATCGGTGGCAAACGCGGAGCAGATCTGCGCGCCCATATCGATGACGTGCGCCGCAACCGCTCGCTGAACCGCCTGCTCACTGACGTTGATCTGGGAATCACCCTCGATGACCTTTACCGTCGTCCCACCGAGCATTCAGAGGCGATGAGTCTGTGCGACAGCCTTGAATTCGGACCCGGCACGCGCCGCGAGATCGTCTCGGTCGCATCAATCGCACTCAACCCCTCTGCTCCGGACGCCCTCGTCAATTCCGGGGGCAGCACGGCCGACGAGGGTGGCGCGGAAGAATCACTCATCCTTGATGACGTGGAAATTATCCGAGCCGATGCGAACACGAATGTCCAGCAGGTCCTTGCAACCTTTGAGGCAGAGACGTCAGTGGGAATCTGGTGCGAAGGCGTCGCGAACCCGCCCCTGCCTGACCTAGAACATCTTGCGATTGCGAGCGGAATGAAGGTACTCCTCATTGATGCTCGAGAGGTCACCACCGAGCAGACGGCTCAGTGCACGCAATGGCTGGCGCACCTGACACGACCCCTGATTGCCCATGACCTCAAAACACTGGTGCATATGATGCGCGCCTGGGACGTGGAGACCCTGCCGGTGACCTTTGACGTTGCATTGGGCGCCTACCTGCTGCGGCCCGAGCAGCGCTCCTACGCGATCGACGATCTGGCTGAGCAGTATCTGGGCGTGCACATCACGGCCCTAGAAGAGGAAGAATCCGGTCAGCAGATGCTGGATCTGGACGGTGAATCGGAGGAGAAACAGGCTGCGGCGCGTAGACAGATGGCGCAGCGCGCAGCCGTCCTGCCGCATGTGGCTGATGCTCTCAGGCGGGCGATGAATGATGATGAACGAACATTGCTTGACGATGTGGAACAGCCTGTCGCGCGCATGCTGGAGCGCATGGAACACGTGGGGATCGCGATTGACAGCGAGGAACTCGACCTGCAACGTCAGGAGCTGTCGAAAGCTGTTGAAGGTGCTGCGCAACGCGCCTATGACGCAATCGGCCACACGGTGAACCTGTCGAGCCCCAAGCAGCTCCAGCAGGTCCTGTTTGATGAACTCGATATGCCCAGGACCAAGAAGACGAAGACGGGGTACACGACGAATGCGGAAGCGCTGGAGACACTGTTCGCGAAGACGCGCCACCCGTTCCTGGAACATTTGCTCACGCACCGCGACCGCATCAAGCTGTCCCAGATGACGCAGTCCCTGCACAGCGCGATTGCTGATGACGGCAGGATTCACACGACGTTTTCTCAGATTGCGACTGCCACGGGGCGGCTCGCCTCGTCGGAACCGAACCTGCAGAATATCCCCGCGCGCACACCCGACGGCATGCGCATCCGGCACGCGTTCGTTGCAGGGGAGGGGTGGCAGTCCCTGATGAGCGTGGACTATTCGCAGATCGAGATGCGCATCATGGCGCACCTGTCCAACGATGAAGGACTGATTGACGCATTCAACTCGGGTGAGGATTTGCACCGCACGATGGCGTCGATGGTGTTCGACACGCCTGTCGATCAGGTGACATCCGAGCAGCGTTCGCGCATCAAGGCCACCTCCTACGGTCTGGCCTACGGGCTGTCATCGTACGGTCTGTCTGCGCAGCTCGGAATCGGTGTGCCGGAGGCGGCGGAGCTGCGCGAACGCTACTTTGAGCGTTTCGGCGGCGTGCGTGACTACCTGGACGGCATCGTGGAGCAGGCCCAGAAGGATGGCTTTACCCAGACAATGTTCGGTCGTCGCCGCTACCTGCCCGATCTCATCTCCGACAACCGTCAGCGCCGTGAAATAGCCAAGCGTGCCGCACTGAACGCGCCGATCCAGGGATCGGCAGCCGACATCATCAAGATCGCGATGGTTGGAGTCGACAGTGCCTTGCGCGACGAGAAACTACGCTCGCGCATACTGCTGCAGATTCACGATGAATTGATTCTTGAAATAGCCGAGGGAGAAGCTGTGCACGTGGAAGAGCTGGTACGTGAGAACATGGCCTATCCTCCATTGCCGCATGGCCTGCAGACTGCTCGCGCCCCGCAATCCGATGACGATGGCGATGTGGAACCCACCGGCCAGGAGGAAGCCACCGACCATACGCGCGCCGAACACCCGGTGCTGGCGCTGCGCGTGCCGCTGGATGTAGCGGTGGGGATCGGCCATTCATGGAAAGAAGCTGCTCACTAA
- the rpsA gene encoding 30S ribosomal protein S1 encodes MTTSTEQPSISTPQVAVNDIGSEEDLLAAIDKTIKYFNDGDIVEGTVVKIDHDEVLLDIGYKTEGVILSRELSIKHDVDPDDVVAVGDQIEALVLQKEDKDGRLLLSKKRAQYERAWGQIEKVKEEEGVVTGTVIEVVKGGLILDIGLRGFLPASLVEMRRVRDLQPYIGRELEAKIIELDKNRNNVVLSRRAWLEQTQSEVRTNFLNTLQKGQVRNGTVSSIVNFGAFVDLGGVDGLVHVSELSWKHIDHPSEVVEVGQEVTVEVLDVDMDRERVSLSLKATQEDPWQAFARTHAIGQVVPGKVTKLVPFGAFVRVEDGIEGLVHISELAQRHVEMPEQVVKVGEEVFVKVIDIDLERRRISLSLKQANEGVDPKSEDFDPSLYGMAAEYDENGNYKYPEGFDPETQEWMEGYDEQREAWEAQYAEAHARWEAHRAQVAKALEEDAEAAPSVEEQASYSSPVDNSGTLASDEALAALREKLTNN; translated from the coding sequence ATGACCACAAGCACCGAGCAGCCGAGCATCTCTACGCCTCAGGTTGCAGTGAACGACATTGGGTCTGAAGAAGACCTGCTCGCCGCCATCGACAAGACCATCAAATACTTCAACGATGGGGACATTGTCGAGGGAACAGTCGTCAAGATTGACCACGATGAGGTCCTCCTCGACATCGGCTACAAGACCGAAGGAGTCATCCTTTCACGCGAATTATCCATCAAGCATGACGTCGATCCTGATGACGTCGTCGCGGTGGGTGATCAGATCGAAGCTTTGGTACTCCAGAAGGAAGACAAGGATGGCCGCCTGCTTCTGTCGAAGAAGCGTGCACAGTACGAACGCGCATGGGGCCAGATCGAAAAGGTCAAGGAAGAAGAAGGTGTTGTCACCGGCACTGTCATCGAGGTCGTCAAGGGCGGCCTGATCCTCGACATCGGCCTGCGCGGCTTCCTGCCCGCGTCCTTGGTTGAGATGCGTCGCGTGCGTGACCTGCAACCCTACATCGGCCGCGAGCTTGAAGCCAAGATCATCGAGCTCGACAAGAACCGCAACAACGTGGTCCTGTCGCGCCGCGCATGGCTCGAGCAGACGCAGTCCGAGGTTCGCACCAACTTCCTCAACACCCTGCAGAAGGGACAGGTCCGCAACGGCACCGTCTCCTCGATCGTCAACTTCGGCGCATTCGTCGACCTGGGTGGCGTGGACGGCCTGGTGCACGTCTCCGAACTGTCCTGGAAGCACATCGATCACCCGTCAGAGGTTGTCGAGGTCGGCCAGGAAGTCACCGTCGAGGTCCTCGACGTCGACATGGACCGCGAACGCGTCTCCCTGTCCCTGAAGGCCACCCAGGAAGATCCGTGGCAGGCATTCGCCCGTACCCACGCAATCGGCCAGGTTGTGCCCGGCAAGGTCACCAAGCTCGTTCCGTTCGGTGCGTTTGTGCGCGTCGAGGACGGAATCGAAGGCCTTGTCCATATCTCCGAGCTCGCCCAGCGCCACGTTGAGATGCCGGAGCAGGTCGTCAAGGTCGGTGAAGAGGTCTTCGTCAAGGTCATTGATATTGACCTGGAACGTCGCCGCATCTCGCTGTCGCTTAAGCAGGCCAACGAGGGCGTCGACCCGAAATCGGAAGACTTCGATCCGTCACTGTACGGAATGGCTGCCGAATACGACGAAAACGGCAACTACAAGTACCCTGAAGGCTTCGATCCGGAAACCCAGGAATGGATGGAAGGATACGACGAGCAGCGCGAGGCCTGGGAAGCCCAGTACGCGGAAGCGCACGCCCGTTGGGAAGCCCACCGTGCCCAGGTTGCCAAGGCACTGGAAGAAGACGCAGAGGCTGCTCCGTCAGTCGAGGAACAGGCGTCCTACTCCTCGCCGGTTGACAACTCCGGCACGTTGGCATCGGATGAGGCACTCGCCGCTCTGCGCGAGAAGCTGACGAACAACTGA